The Aedes aegypti strain LVP_AGWG chromosome 3, AaegL5.0 Primary Assembly, whole genome shotgun sequence genome contains a region encoding:
- the LOC5572323 gene encoding influenza virus NS1A-binding protein isoform X2 — protein sequence MRPRIESSIGDDAMESCGYLRFTDESMKSNFLQSLSTMRRHRLFCDVILLVGSTEIHAHRNVLACVSPHLMELFSSDVGNLNVSTNETGKIPCYRLNGHITTQGLKCLVEYAYTGSLELPNDMIRDVYLAAWQLKIDTVVKECARYMVNDLEPETCIDTRSLPGINRNKSFVQEVDAYIAKNFTEIALQPSFLQLPCILIEVLYQTKLEMSLVTETSLSRLVVDWIRRQMTEEGNTVPNLMERSHMLYLALDNSLQDCSDLPPGQESESDLVQDYKRLVLKCPSNKKHRKGLKTAGRPRVILYNMDIGECDEDTSKDCEWTLIATSKLADHTFISLITLDGNLTRLSIQLRLNAPTTPSPINTPDTISSSVSKEEDLDESVKPELFCEVATMSGPKCGLGVAELEGKLFVCGGYDRAECLRSVESYCPDTNSWTQENNMGEARGRVQIAVIDGAVYAVGGCNGTTELDTVECLSKIDKKWIKVCRLPLARSSAGVCALDGNIYCVGGWNGQSGIRQCDVLKPEENKWYSIAPLNTGRYQAGVASYRGSLWVAGGSDAWNCLGSVERYDLASDQWTYAPSLLTPRRGCGLAEFNGKLYAVGGSDGSHSLNSTECYDEVNKCWVAGPNLTSPRSNVSVAVVQNRLYAIGGFSGKTFLNTIEYLDATSNEWTTFVQQSNPNIDNLLQTSLRNGIGCRASSSSTSSSPDNLSSQNGGNEHTFKPIQTAQVNEYNLEKSKSVSTSDKEVSQILAGSECLGLKKLAIDDEDSEDDGKTNGTNNTNDSSIKLQKILAKNCAELATGNGHSS from the exons GTCGGCAGTACGGAAATCCACGCCCATCGGAACGTGCTGGCCTGTGTCTCTCCTCACCTGATGGAACTGTTCAGCTCGGATGTC GGAAACCTAAACGTTTCGACCAACGAGACGGGAAAGATTCCGTGCTACCGACTGAACGGCCATATCACCACCCAGGGGCTCAAGTGTCTGGTTGAGTACGCTTATACCGGCTCGCTGGAGTTGCCCAACGACATG ATACGCGATGTGTATCTGGCAGCCTGGCAGCTGAAGATTGACACGGTGGTCAAGGAATGCGCGCGCTACATGGTCAATGACTTGGAGCCGGAAACGTGCATCGACACTCGCTCCCTACCGGGCATCAATCGTAACAAGTCCTTCGTGCAGGAGGTCGATGCCTATATTGCGAAGAACTTTACGGAGATTGCGCTGCAACCGAGCTTCCTTCAGCTTCCATGCATCCTCATTGAGGTGCTGTACCAGACGAAGCTGGAAATGTCGTTGGTCACGGAGACGTCGCTGAGCCGGTTGGTAGTCGACTGGATCCGTCGTCAAATGACCGAAGAGGGCAATACG GTTCCGAACCTGATGGAGCGCTCCCACATGCTGTACTTGGCCTTGGACAACTCGCTTCAGGATTGCTCTGATCTGCCGCCTGGTCAGGAGTCCGAGAGCGATCTGGTTCAAGACTACAAGCGTTTGGTCCTGAAGTGTCCCAGCAATAAGAAACATCGCAAGGGATTGAAAACTGCGGGAAGGCCGCGAGTCATTCTCTACAATATGGACATTGGAGAGTGCGATGAAGACACAAGCAAGGACTGCGAATGGACCTTAATCGCCACGTCCAAGCTGGCTGACCATACGTTCATCTCTTTGATTACCTTGGACGGAAACCTTACGCGTCTGTCCATTCAGTTGCGTCTGAACGCACCGACTACGCCTTCCCCTATCAACACACCGGATACGATCAGTTCCAGTGTCAGCAAGGAAGAGGATTTGGATGAATCCGTCAAACCGGAACTGTTCTGCGAGGTGGCCACGATGTCCGGCCCGAAGTGCGGTTTGGGCGTTGCCGAGTTGGAAGGCAAACTCTTCGTCTGCGGAGGATATGATCGTGCGGAGTGCTTGCGCTCCGTGGAATCCTACTGTCCAGATACGAACAGCTGGACCCAGGAGAATAATATGGGTGAAGCCCGAGGACGAGTGCAGATTGCAGTTATCGACGGTGCGGTGTATGCTGTGGGAGGCTGTAACG GAACAACTGAGCTGGACACAGTTGAATGCCTGTCCAAGATCGACAAGAAGTGGATCAAGGTTTGTCGGCTACCGCTGGCGCGAAGCAGTGCCGGTGTATGCGCTTTGGATGGTAACATCTACTGCGTTGGTGGCTGGAACGGACAGAGCGGTATTCGGCAGTGTGACGTGCTGAAGCCGGAGGAGAACAAATGGTACTCGATTGCACCGCTCAACACAGGTCGCTACCAGGCAGGAGTCGCTTCGTATCGCGGATCGCTTTGGGTTGCTGGCGGTAGCGATGCATGGAACTGCTTGGGATCGGTTGAACGGTATGACCTGGCTAGCGACCAGTGGACCTACGCGCCGTCGCTATTGACACCGAG aCGCGGATGCGGCTTGGCAGAGTTCAACGGCAAACTGTATGCCGTCGGAGGCAGTGACGGTTCCCACTCGCTGAACAGTACCGAATGCTACGACGAGGTCAACAAGTGTTGGGTTGCGGGACCGAATCTAACCTCACCGCGATCCAATGTTTCAGTGGCCGTGGTGCAAAACCGTTTGTATGCGATCGGTGGCTTTTCTGGCAAAACCTTCCTGAACACCATCGAGTACCTGGATGCGACTTCGAACGAGTGGACTACCTTTGTGCAGCAGAGTAACCCGAACATTGACAACCTGTTGCAGACTTCGCTGCGTAACGGCATTGGTTGCAGAGCCAGTTCGTCGTCGACATCGTCTTCGCCGGACAATCTCAGCAGTCAAAATGGCGGAAACGAGCACACGTTCAAGCCCATCCAGACGGCCCAGGTGAATGAGTACAATTTGGAAAAGTCCAAAAGTGTCTCCACAAGCGACAAGGAAGTGTCGCAAATTCTAGCAGGATCTGAGTGCTTAGGGCTGAAGAAGCTTGCTATCGATGACGAGGATAGTGAAGATGATGGGAAAACCAATGGTACAAACAATACAAACGATAGCAGTATTaaacttcagaaaattcttGCGAAAAATTGTGCGGAACTTGCGACCGGAAATGGGCACTCGAGCTAA
- the LOC5572323 gene encoding influenza virus NS1A-binding protein isoform X1: protein MTRKHGYNISYDSDDAMESCGYLRFTDESMKSNFLQSLSTMRRHRLFCDVILLVGSTEIHAHRNVLACVSPHLMELFSSDVGNLNVSTNETGKIPCYRLNGHITTQGLKCLVEYAYTGSLELPNDMIRDVYLAAWQLKIDTVVKECARYMVNDLEPETCIDTRSLPGINRNKSFVQEVDAYIAKNFTEIALQPSFLQLPCILIEVLYQTKLEMSLVTETSLSRLVVDWIRRQMTEEGNTVPNLMERSHMLYLALDNSLQDCSDLPPGQESESDLVQDYKRLVLKCPSNKKHRKGLKTAGRPRVILYNMDIGECDEDTSKDCEWTLIATSKLADHTFISLITLDGNLTRLSIQLRLNAPTTPSPINTPDTISSSVSKEEDLDESVKPELFCEVATMSGPKCGLGVAELEGKLFVCGGYDRAECLRSVESYCPDTNSWTQENNMGEARGRVQIAVIDGAVYAVGGCNGTTELDTVECLSKIDKKWIKVCRLPLARSSAGVCALDGNIYCVGGWNGQSGIRQCDVLKPEENKWYSIAPLNTGRYQAGVASYRGSLWVAGGSDAWNCLGSVERYDLASDQWTYAPSLLTPRRGCGLAEFNGKLYAVGGSDGSHSLNSTECYDEVNKCWVAGPNLTSPRSNVSVAVVQNRLYAIGGFSGKTFLNTIEYLDATSNEWTTFVQQSNPNIDNLLQTSLRNGIGCRASSSSTSSSPDNLSSQNGGNEHTFKPIQTAQVNEYNLEKSKSVSTSDKEVSQILAGSECLGLKKLAIDDEDSEDDGKTNGTNNTNDSSIKLQKILAKNCAELATGNGHSS, encoded by the exons GTCGGCAGTACGGAAATCCACGCCCATCGGAACGTGCTGGCCTGTGTCTCTCCTCACCTGATGGAACTGTTCAGCTCGGATGTC GGAAACCTAAACGTTTCGACCAACGAGACGGGAAAGATTCCGTGCTACCGACTGAACGGCCATATCACCACCCAGGGGCTCAAGTGTCTGGTTGAGTACGCTTATACCGGCTCGCTGGAGTTGCCCAACGACATG ATACGCGATGTGTATCTGGCAGCCTGGCAGCTGAAGATTGACACGGTGGTCAAGGAATGCGCGCGCTACATGGTCAATGACTTGGAGCCGGAAACGTGCATCGACACTCGCTCCCTACCGGGCATCAATCGTAACAAGTCCTTCGTGCAGGAGGTCGATGCCTATATTGCGAAGAACTTTACGGAGATTGCGCTGCAACCGAGCTTCCTTCAGCTTCCATGCATCCTCATTGAGGTGCTGTACCAGACGAAGCTGGAAATGTCGTTGGTCACGGAGACGTCGCTGAGCCGGTTGGTAGTCGACTGGATCCGTCGTCAAATGACCGAAGAGGGCAATACG GTTCCGAACCTGATGGAGCGCTCCCACATGCTGTACTTGGCCTTGGACAACTCGCTTCAGGATTGCTCTGATCTGCCGCCTGGTCAGGAGTCCGAGAGCGATCTGGTTCAAGACTACAAGCGTTTGGTCCTGAAGTGTCCCAGCAATAAGAAACATCGCAAGGGATTGAAAACTGCGGGAAGGCCGCGAGTCATTCTCTACAATATGGACATTGGAGAGTGCGATGAAGACACAAGCAAGGACTGCGAATGGACCTTAATCGCCACGTCCAAGCTGGCTGACCATACGTTCATCTCTTTGATTACCTTGGACGGAAACCTTACGCGTCTGTCCATTCAGTTGCGTCTGAACGCACCGACTACGCCTTCCCCTATCAACACACCGGATACGATCAGTTCCAGTGTCAGCAAGGAAGAGGATTTGGATGAATCCGTCAAACCGGAACTGTTCTGCGAGGTGGCCACGATGTCCGGCCCGAAGTGCGGTTTGGGCGTTGCCGAGTTGGAAGGCAAACTCTTCGTCTGCGGAGGATATGATCGTGCGGAGTGCTTGCGCTCCGTGGAATCCTACTGTCCAGATACGAACAGCTGGACCCAGGAGAATAATATGGGTGAAGCCCGAGGACGAGTGCAGATTGCAGTTATCGACGGTGCGGTGTATGCTGTGGGAGGCTGTAACG GAACAACTGAGCTGGACACAGTTGAATGCCTGTCCAAGATCGACAAGAAGTGGATCAAGGTTTGTCGGCTACCGCTGGCGCGAAGCAGTGCCGGTGTATGCGCTTTGGATGGTAACATCTACTGCGTTGGTGGCTGGAACGGACAGAGCGGTATTCGGCAGTGTGACGTGCTGAAGCCGGAGGAGAACAAATGGTACTCGATTGCACCGCTCAACACAGGTCGCTACCAGGCAGGAGTCGCTTCGTATCGCGGATCGCTTTGGGTTGCTGGCGGTAGCGATGCATGGAACTGCTTGGGATCGGTTGAACGGTATGACCTGGCTAGCGACCAGTGGACCTACGCGCCGTCGCTATTGACACCGAG aCGCGGATGCGGCTTGGCAGAGTTCAACGGCAAACTGTATGCCGTCGGAGGCAGTGACGGTTCCCACTCGCTGAACAGTACCGAATGCTACGACGAGGTCAACAAGTGTTGGGTTGCGGGACCGAATCTAACCTCACCGCGATCCAATGTTTCAGTGGCCGTGGTGCAAAACCGTTTGTATGCGATCGGTGGCTTTTCTGGCAAAACCTTCCTGAACACCATCGAGTACCTGGATGCGACTTCGAACGAGTGGACTACCTTTGTGCAGCAGAGTAACCCGAACATTGACAACCTGTTGCAGACTTCGCTGCGTAACGGCATTGGTTGCAGAGCCAGTTCGTCGTCGACATCGTCTTCGCCGGACAATCTCAGCAGTCAAAATGGCGGAAACGAGCACACGTTCAAGCCCATCCAGACGGCCCAGGTGAATGAGTACAATTTGGAAAAGTCCAAAAGTGTCTCCACAAGCGACAAGGAAGTGTCGCAAATTCTAGCAGGATCTGAGTGCTTAGGGCTGAAGAAGCTTGCTATCGATGACGAGGATAGTGAAGATGATGGGAAAACCAATGGTACAAACAATACAAACGATAGCAGTATTaaacttcagaaaattcttGCGAAAAATTGTGCGGAACTTGCGACCGGAAATGGGCACTCGAGCTAA